The following are encoded in a window of Leeia aquatica genomic DNA:
- the fba gene encoding class II fructose-bisphosphate aldolase (catalyzes the reversible aldol condensation of dihydroxyacetonephosphate and glyceraldehyde 3-phosphate in the Calvin cycle, glycolysis, and/or gluconeogenesis) — protein MPLVSMRQLLDHAAEHSYGLPAFNVNNLEQMRAIMEAADKTDSPVIVQASAGARKYAGAPFLRHLILAAVEEFPHIPVVMHQDHGTSPAICQRSIQLGFSSVMMDGSLAEDGKTPTDYDYNVRVTRTTVEMAHACGVSVEGEIGCLGSLETGMAGEEDGVGAEGTLDHSQLLTDPEEAARFVRDTQVDALAIAIGTSHGAYKFSRPPTGDILAIDRIKAIHARIPNTHLVMHGSSSVPQDWLAVINEFGGQIPETYGVPVEEIVEGIKHGVRKVNIDTDLRLASTGAIRRFLAKNPAEFDPRKYLKETVTAMRDICVARYEAFGAAGQASKIKALSLDAMASRYAKGELAAVVR, from the coding sequence ATGCCTCTCGTATCCATGCGCCAGTTGCTCGACCACGCTGCCGAGCACAGCTATGGTCTGCCCGCTTTCAACGTCAACAATCTGGAACAGATGCGCGCCATCATGGAAGCGGCCGATAAGACCGACAGCCCGGTGATCGTGCAGGCTTCCGCCGGTGCCCGCAAATACGCGGGTGCACCGTTTCTGCGCCACCTGATTCTGGCGGCGGTAGAAGAGTTTCCGCATATCCCGGTGGTAATGCATCAGGACCACGGCACCAGTCCGGCCATTTGCCAGCGCTCGATCCAGCTGGGCTTCAGTTCGGTGATGATGGACGGCTCGCTGGCTGAAGATGGCAAAACCCCGACTGACTACGACTATAACGTGCGGGTGACCCGTACCACCGTTGAAATGGCTCACGCCTGCGGCGTGTCGGTGGAAGGTGAAATCGGTTGCCTGGGCTCGCTGGAAACCGGCATGGCCGGTGAGGAAGATGGCGTGGGTGCCGAAGGCACGCTGGACCATTCACAGCTGCTGACCGACCCGGAAGAGGCCGCCCGTTTTGTGCGCGACACCCAGGTGGATGCGCTGGCGATCGCCATTGGCACCAGCCACGGCGCCTACAAGTTCAGCCGCCCGCCGACCGGCGACATCCTGGCAATTGACCGCATCAAGGCCATCCACGCCCGCATCCCCAACACCCATCTGGTGATGCACGGCAGTTCCAGCGTGCCGCAGGACTGGCTGGCGGTGATCAACGAGTTTGGTGGCCAGATTCCGGAAACCTACGGCGTGCCGGTCGAAGAGATCGTGGAAGGCATCAAGCACGGCGTACGCAAGGTCAATATCGACACTGACCTGCGCCTGGCGTCCACCGGCGCTATCCGCCGCTTCCTCGCCAAGAACCCGGCCGAATTCGACCCGCGCAAGTACCTGAAGGAAACCGTCACCGCCATGCGTGACATCTGCGTGGCCCGCTACGAAGCGTTTGGTGCCGCCGGGCAGGCCAGCAAGATCAAAGCCCTGTCGCTTGATGCCATGGCCAGCCGCTACGCCAAGGGCGAGCTGGCAGCGGTCGTTCGCTGA
- a CDS encoding phosphoglycerate kinase — protein sequence MQFKKLSDQALAGKRVLIRVDMNVPVKDGVIGDDTRIRASLPSIELALAQGASVLLMTHLGRPTEGELKPEDSLAPVVARLAELLGKPVRLVADWQQHGVSLAAGEVAMLENVRCNVGEKKNSDALGQAYAALCDVFVNDAFGTAHRAEASTHAVAKFAPVACAGVLLAAELDALGKALAQPARPLVAIVAGSKVSTKLTILEALADKVDQLIVGGGIANTFLLAEGHQIGKSLAEPDLLDAARAVIQKLRARGGKVPLPQDVVVASEFSATATATVKPLAAVGADEMILDIGPNAANELAELIAHAGTVVWNGPVGVFEFDQFGKGTETLARAIADSAAFSIAGGGDTLAAVAKYGITEQVSYISTGGGAFLEFLEGKVLPAVDILQQRA from the coding sequence ATGCAATTCAAGAAACTGAGTGATCAAGCGCTGGCCGGCAAGCGGGTGCTGATTCGCGTCGACATGAACGTGCCGGTCAAGGACGGTGTGATTGGCGACGATACCCGTATCCGCGCCTCCTTGCCGTCGATTGAGCTGGCGCTGGCACAGGGTGCATCGGTGTTGCTGATGACCCATCTGGGCCGCCCGACCGAAGGTGAGCTCAAGCCGGAAGACAGCTTGGCCCCGGTGGTCGCCCGCCTGGCTGAGCTGCTGGGCAAGCCGGTGCGGCTGGTGGCCGACTGGCAGCAACACGGCGTGTCGCTGGCAGCCGGTGAAGTCGCCATGCTGGAGAACGTGCGCTGCAATGTCGGTGAAAAGAAGAACAGCGATGCACTGGGGCAGGCCTATGCCGCGCTGTGTGATGTGTTCGTGAACGATGCCTTTGGTACCGCCCACCGTGCCGAGGCTTCCACCCACGCCGTTGCCAAGTTTGCCCCGGTCGCCTGCGCCGGGGTGCTGCTGGCGGCGGAACTGGACGCTCTGGGCAAGGCGCTGGCACAACCGGCTCGCCCGCTGGTCGCCATCGTGGCGGGCTCCAAGGTCTCCACCAAGCTGACCATCCTGGAGGCACTGGCCGACAAGGTAGACCAGTTGATCGTCGGCGGTGGTATCGCCAACACCTTCCTGCTGGCTGAAGGCCACCAGATCGGCAAGTCGCTGGCCGAGCCGGACCTGCTGGATGCAGCCCGAGCCGTCATTCAGAAGCTGCGCGCCCGCGGTGGCAAGGTGCCTCTGCCGCAAGATGTGGTGGTGGCCAGCGAATTCAGCGCCACGGCCACGGCCACGGTGAAGCCGCTGGCGGCCGTCGGGGCCGACGAGATGATCCTCGATATTGGCCCGAACGCCGCCAATGAGCTGGCCGAGCTGATTGCCCATGCCGGTACGGTGGTGTGGAATGGCCCGGTCGGCGTGTTTGAATTTGATCAGTTTGGCAAGGGCACCGAAACGCTGGCACGCGCCATTGCCGATAGCGCGGCCTTCTCGATTGCCGGTGGCGGCGACACGCTGGCGGCGGTGGCCAAGTATGGCATTACCGAGCAGGTATCCTATATTTCCACCGGTGGCGGCGCCTTCCTCGAGTTCCTCGAAGGCAAGGTGCTGCCGGCGGTGGACATCCTGCAACAGCGCGCCTGA
- the tkt gene encoding transketolase: MVSRTDLANAIRALAMDAVQQANSGHPGMPMGMADIAVALWHGELKHNPANPKWPNRDRFVLSNGHGSMLLYSLLHLTGYDLSIDDLKQFRQLHSRTPGHPEYGYAPGVETTTGPLGQGIANAVGMALAEKMLAAEFNRDGFDLINHHTYVFLGDGCLMEGISHEACSLAGTLGLDKLVVFYDDNGISIDGHVEGWFTDNTPQRFAAYGWHVIPKVDGHDADAVSRAIAEAKTAGKPTLICCQTVIGKGSPNKQGTHDSHGAPLGADEIAATRAAIGWPHAAFDIPAPIAEAWNARAKGEALEAEWNQRFAAYQQAHPQLAAELSRRLSGELPADFAQYAAEQLQAVDSKAETIATRKASQNAIQALAPKLPELIGGSADLAGSNLTLWKGASGVSKEAGGNYIYYGVREFGMAAIMNGMTLYGGFRPFGGTFLMFSEYARNALRMAALMKINPIFVFTHDSIGLGEDGPTHQPVEQTATLRMIPNMDVWRPADTAEALVAWQVAVEHRNTPSCLIFSRQNLAYQPKDAQQLADIRKGGYVLKAEAGELKAVLIATGSEVDLAVKAQAALAEQGIHVRVVSMPSPFLFDRQDSAYQQSVLPRHTPRVAIEAGVSDYWRKYVGLHGAVVGIDTFGESAPAPALFKQFGFTVDNVVAQVKAVL, translated from the coding sequence ATGGTTTCCCGTACCGACCTCGCCAACGCCATTCGCGCCCTTGCCATGGACGCCGTGCAACAAGCCAATTCTGGCCACCCCGGCATGCCGATGGGCATGGCCGACATCGCCGTGGCCTTGTGGCATGGCGAGCTGAAGCACAATCCTGCCAACCCGAAGTGGCCCAACCGTGACCGCTTTGTGCTGTCCAACGGCCATGGCTCGATGCTGCTGTACAGCTTGCTGCACCTGACCGGTTACGACCTGTCGATCGACGACCTCAAGCAGTTCCGCCAATTGCACAGCCGCACACCGGGCCACCCGGAGTATGGCTACGCACCGGGCGTGGAAACCACCACCGGCCCGCTGGGGCAGGGTATTGCCAATGCGGTGGGCATGGCACTGGCTGAAAAGATGCTGGCCGCCGAATTCAATCGCGACGGCTTTGACCTGATCAACCATCACACCTATGTGTTCCTCGGCGATGGCTGCCTGATGGAAGGCATTTCGCACGAAGCCTGCTCGCTGGCCGGTACGCTGGGGCTGGACAAGCTGGTGGTGTTCTACGACGACAACGGTATTTCCATCGACGGTCACGTCGAAGGCTGGTTCACCGACAACACGCCGCAACGCTTTGCTGCCTATGGCTGGCATGTGATCCCCAAAGTGGATGGTCATGACGCCGACGCGGTGAGCCGCGCGATTGCCGAAGCCAAAACCGCAGGCAAACCCACCCTGATCTGCTGCCAGACCGTGATCGGCAAGGGTTCGCCCAACAAGCAAGGCACCCACGACAGCCACGGCGCACCGCTGGGTGCAGATGAGATTGCCGCCACCCGCGCCGCCATTGGCTGGCCGCATGCTGCGTTCGACATTCCGGCCCCGATTGCTGAAGCCTGGAATGCCCGCGCCAAGGGTGAGGCCCTGGAAGCCGAGTGGAACCAGCGCTTCGCCGCTTACCAGCAAGCCCACCCGCAGCTGGCTGCCGAACTGAGCCGCCGTCTGTCCGGTGAACTGCCGGCCGACTTCGCCCAGTACGCTGCCGAGCAACTGCAAGCGGTAGACAGCAAGGCGGAAACCATTGCCACCCGCAAGGCCAGCCAGAACGCCATTCAGGCGCTGGCACCGAAACTGCCGGAACTGATCGGCGGCTCGGCCGACCTGGCCGGGTCCAACCTGACCCTGTGGAAAGGGGCCAGCGGCGTCAGCAAGGAAGCCGGTGGCAACTACATTTACTACGGCGTACGCGAGTTCGGCATGGCCGCCATCATGAACGGCATGACCCTGTACGGCGGCTTCCGCCCGTTCGGCGGCACCTTCCTGATGTTCTCGGAATACGCCCGCAATGCCCTGCGCATGGCGGCGCTGATGAAGATCAACCCGATCTTCGTGTTCACCCATGATTCGATCGGCCTCGGTGAAGATGGTCCGACCCACCAGCCGGTGGAACAGACCGCGACCCTGCGCATGATCCCGAACATGGACGTGTGGCGTCCGGCCGATACCGCGGAAGCGCTGGTGGCCTGGCAAGTGGCGGTGGAGCACCGCAACACCCCAAGCTGCCTGATCTTCAGCCGCCAGAATCTGGCCTACCAGCCGAAGGATGCCCAGCAGCTGGCGGATATCCGCAAGGGCGGCTACGTGCTGAAAGCCGAAGCGGGTGAACTGAAAGCGGTACTGATCGCCACCGGTTCCGAAGTTGATCTGGCGGTGAAAGCGCAAGCTGCGCTGGCCGAGCAAGGCATCCACGTTCGCGTGGTGTCGATGCCGTCGCCCTTCCTGTTTGACCGTCAGGACAGCGCTTACCAGCAGTCGGTGTTGCCGCGCCACACCCCACGTGTGGCCATCGAGGCGGGTGTATCGGACTACTGGCGCAAGTATGTCGGCCTGCATGGTGCCGTTGTCGGCATCGACACCTTTGGTGAATCCGCCCCGGCCCCGGCCCTGTTCAAGCAATTTGGCTTTACCGTGGATAACGTGGTCGCCCAGGTCAAGGCGGTCCTGTAA
- the gap gene encoding type I glyceraldehyde-3-phosphate dehydrogenase produces the protein MIRIAINGYGRIGRNVLRALYETQRRSEFKLVAINASGDLETNAHLTKYDTVHGRFPFEVKADADGKWLRVNGEDIRFFSTRNPAELPWGELGVDVVLECTGAFTSKAKAKVHLEAGARKVLISAPGDKDVDATIVVGVNEHILRPEHVVVSNASCTTNCLAPIVKVLHEAIGIEKGVMTTIHAYTNDQVLTDVRHKDLRRARSATQSMIPTKTGAAAAVGLVLPELNGRLDGFSIRVPTINVSMVDLAVVLKRNTDKNEVNQLMADAASGRMKGIIDYNDEPLVSVDFNHTPASSIFDSTLTKVLDGNLLNVSAWYDNEWGYSCRMLDAAKALMAV, from the coding sequence ATGATCCGCATCGCCATCAACGGCTACGGTCGGATTGGCCGCAATGTGCTGCGTGCCTTGTACGAAACCCAGCGCCGCAGCGAATTCAAGCTGGTGGCCATCAACGCTTCGGGCGATCTGGAAACCAACGCCCACCTGACCAAGTACGATACCGTGCACGGCCGCTTCCCGTTTGAGGTGAAGGCCGATGCCGACGGCAAGTGGCTACGGGTCAACGGTGAGGACATCCGTTTCTTCTCGACCCGTAACCCGGCAGAACTGCCGTGGGGGGAGCTGGGGGTGGACGTAGTACTGGAATGTACCGGTGCCTTTACCAGCAAGGCCAAGGCCAAGGTGCACCTGGAAGCGGGCGCCCGCAAGGTGCTGATCTCGGCACCGGGCGACAAGGACGTGGATGCCACCATCGTGGTCGGCGTCAACGAGCACATTCTGCGCCCGGAGCATGTGGTGGTGTCGAACGCCTCCTGCACCACCAACTGCCTGGCACCGATCGTCAAGGTGCTGCACGAGGCCATCGGCATTGAAAAAGGGGTGATGACCACCATCCACGCCTACACCAATGATCAGGTGCTGACCGACGTGCGCCACAAGGACCTGCGCCGTGCCCGCTCGGCCACGCAAAGCATGATCCCGACCAAGACCGGCGCTGCAGCCGCAGTGGGCCTGGTACTGCCGGAACTCAATGGCCGACTGGATGGTTTCTCCATCCGGGTACCGACCATCAATGTGTCGATGGTGGATCTGGCGGTGGTGCTCAAGCGCAATACCGACAAGAACGAAGTCAATCAGCTGATGGCGGATGCTGCCAGCGGCAGGATGAAGGGCATCATTGACTACAACGACGAACCGCTGGTGTCGGTGGATTTCAACCACACCCCGGCGTCGAGCATTTTTGACTCCACCCTCACCAAGGTGCTGGATGGCAACCTGCTCAATGTGTCGGCCTGGTACGACAATGAGTGGGGCTACTCCTGCCGCATGCTGGATGCTGCCAAGGCCTTGATGGCCGTTTGA